DNA from Nitrospina gracilis Nb-211:
CATCGAACTCGATACCGAATTTTTTGAACTCCGCCGCTTCCTCTGCGCCCAGCATCTCGCCGTTTTTGAGGACGATAGGCACGTTTTTGAGACCCTCGCCCAATTCGAACCGCTGGCGGCAGTCGGCATTGATCAACCACTGCATGATGTCCTCGATGGTCTTCAGCATGGTGCCCAGCGTGCGGAAGGTATTCTCATCCATGGCCTGCCGCACCAGCGCGTCCAGGACCTCCGCCGGAATATTGTTTTTCGAGATCATGTCCGTGCATTCGCGGTACTGGATGAGCTGGTTGACGATGCGCACCAGCTCCGGCCCGGAATAGGCGTTGCCGTTGTCGGCAATGTGCAGTTCCTGGTTTTCACTGCCCTGTTCCACCAGGTACTGCGACAGGATTTTCTCGTCCTTGATGTAGGTCTCCGATTTGCCGCGCTTGATTTTGAACAGTGGCGGCTGGGCGATATACAGGTAACCGCGCTGGATGACCTCCGGCATCTGCCGGAAGAAAAACGTGAGCAGAAGCGTGCGGATGTGCGAGCCGTCCACGTCCGCGTCGGTCATGATGATGATCTTGTGATAGCGGATCTTGTCGACGTTCAAGTCTTCCTTACCGATACCGGTGCCAAGGGCGGTGATGAGAGCGCGGATTTCGTCACTGCTGATCATTTTGTCGTAACGCGCTTTTTCGACGTTCAGAATTTTTCCCTTGAGCGGCAGGATGGCCTGGAACTTGCGGTTGCGGCCCTGCTTGGCGGAACCGCCTGCGGAATCACCCTCAACGATATACAGTTCGGATTCCGCCGGATCTTTCTCCGAGCAGTCGGCGAGCTTGCCGGGCAGGGAACTGATTTCCAGCGCACTCTTACGGCGGACCAGGTCCTTGGCTTTTTTGGCCGCCTCGCGCGCCTGAGCGGCGCTGATGGCCTTTCCTACGATGGCCCGGGCCACGGCGGGCTCTTCCTCGAAGATCTGCCCCAGCTTTTCGTTGACGATTTGCTCTACCTGGCCCTTGACGTCGCTGTTGCCCAGGCGGCCCTTGGTCTGCCCCTCGAACTGCGGATCCGGGATCTTGACGCTGATCACCGCCACCAGTCCTTCGCGCACATCCTCGCCGGTCAGGCTGACGCCGGCGTTTTTAAGCAGATTGTTCTGCGTGGCGTAGCTGTTGACGGTGCGGGTGAGGGCGGAGCGGAATCCGCTCAGGTGCGTGCCGCCGTCTTTGGTATTGACGTTGTTGACAAAGGTGAACAGCTCTTCCGCGTAACTGTCGTTGTATTGCAAAGCCAGCTCCAGATACATATCGTCGCGTTCGCGCTCGATGTATATCGGTTTCGGATGCAAGGTCTTTTTGCTTTTATTCAGATGGTCGATGAACGACTGGATGCCGCCTTCAAAAAAGAAATTATGACTGCGTCCATCGCGCTCGTCATGGATCTTGATGCGCAGGCCTTTATTCAGGTAGGACAGCTCGCGCAGGCGGTTGGACAAGATGTCGAAACTGAAGTTGGTGTCGGGGAAGATTTCCGGATCCGGCCTGAAATCGATCTTGGTGCCGGTGGTGGTGGTTTTGCCCACTTCCTCCAGCGGGGACACAGGCTTGCCGCGCTCGTATTTCTGCTGGTACAGCTTGTTGTCGCGCTTGATTTCCAATTCCAGCGTTTCCGCCAGTGCGTTGACGACGGAGACGCCGACGCCGTGCAGGCCTGCCGACACCTTGTACGTGTCCTTGTCGAACTTGCCACCGGCGTGCAGGGTGGTCATCACCACCTCGGCGGCGGACATGTTTTTGCCCTTGTGATGATCAACC
Protein-coding regions in this window:
- the gyrB gene encoding DNA topoisomerase (ATP-hydrolyzing) subunit B; the encoded protein is METPQKAVYDSSNIKVLEGLEAVRKRPAMYIGGTGQDGLHHLIYELVDNSVDESIAGYCTEIEVHLHVDDSVTVSDNGRGIPVDHHKGKNMSAAEVVMTTLHAGGKFDKDTYKVSAGLHGVGVSVVNALAETLELEIKRDNKLYQQKYERGKPVSPLEEVGKTTTTGTKIDFRPDPEIFPDTNFSFDILSNRLRELSYLNKGLRIKIHDERDGRSHNFFFEGGIQSFIDHLNKSKKTLHPKPIYIERERDDMYLELALQYNDSYAEELFTFVNNVNTKDGGTHLSGFRSALTRTVNSYATQNNLLKNAGVSLTGEDVREGLVAVISVKIPDPQFEGQTKGRLGNSDVKGQVEQIVNEKLGQIFEEEPAVARAIVGKAISAAQAREAAKKAKDLVRRKSALEISSLPGKLADCSEKDPAESELYIVEGDSAGGSAKQGRNRKFQAILPLKGKILNVEKARYDKMISSDEIRALITALGTGIGKEDLNVDKIRYHKIIIMTDADVDGSHIRTLLLTFFFRQMPEVIQRGYLYIAQPPLFKIKRGKSETYIKDEKILSQYLVEQGSENQELHIADNGNAYSGPELVRIVNQLIQYRECTDMISKNNIPAEVLDALVRQAMDENTFRTLGTMLKTIEDIMQWLINADCRQRFELGEGLKNVPIVLKNGEMLGAEEAAEFKKFGIEFDEPEGSTYRSKTEHGQQWIQVTTSIKDFYITIDYDPEKNFYQFLFSGRRWGREFGVQFNAEFVKSPLIKKLYSYYEPIRALDRPPFTLNYKSESRQLPNKHELLDAIMEAGKGGMYIQRYKGLGEMNPDQLWETTMNPESRVLLQVRAEDFVELEELFSTLMGDAVEPRREFIHKHAMDAKNLDI